From Candidatus Dormiibacterota bacterium:
GAGCGCGTGGGCCCGGCCCCGGATCCTGGCGGGATCGCGCTCGCCGCCGAGCAGCGCCTCGAGCAGGTCTCGGCGCAGCACCCGGCCGTAGTTGGCGAAGCCCTGCGCCTCGTGGAGGTAGGCGTGGGCGCCGGCCGTCGAGGCGATGTCGACATGGCGCATCACCGTGCCCGCGATGTCGAGCGCGGCCTCCAGCTCCTCCGCGCGATCGTCGTGCACGGCGGCGCGCAACGCCTCCCAGGCGACCTGGCCCCAGACCCGGCACCCGTGCAGGAACGACTCCAGTGACACCCCCTGGTGGACGCGGCGCGCGGCACCCAGGCGGGTCGTCTCGGCCTGCCCGTTCGCGACCGGCTCACCCCGCTCGAGGTCAGCCAGCAACGCCTCGATGTTCTCCACCGCGAGCCCGACGGCGTCGGCGGAGAGCGCATCGCCGCCGGCACGGTAGTCGACGATCTCCTCCCGAAAGCGGGCGACGATCCGCCTCGCGAGCTCGTCCTCGTGGCCGGCGAGCCGGCCGACGATGGCTCGTATCGCCTCCCTGCGGGCGGGTGACGCCGCGCCTGTGGGAAGCGCGTAGCCGGCGGCGCCGAAATTCTCGCTTTTCTGCATGGGACCGAGCGGCCTGTCCATCTACAGTGGGCGCCTGCTGATCAATCGATCACCAAGGCCGATCATCCTCGGCCCCCGAGACGTCGCTGGCGGAGAACTGACATGCCCGCGTTGACCCAGCTTCTCGGTCCATTGCTCGCGCCGGTGCTCGCCCTCGGCGCGGTGCCGGGGCAGCCGGGGGCGTCCCCAGCTGCTGCGCCCAGTGCCCACACCGGCACCCACTTCACGGGCACCTACGTGAACTCGGCGGGTGCCCGGTCCTACCTGGGCTACGTGCCGTCCAGCTATCGGGCGGGAACGGCGGTGCCGCTGGTCGTCGCCCTGCACGGGTGCACCGAGACCGCGGACACCTACCGCCAGCTGGCCCAGACCGACAGCCTCGCAGAGGCCAGGAACTTCCTCGTCGTCTACCCCGAGCAGAGCCAGGGCGCCAACCGCATGCAGTGCTGGAACTGGTTCAACCCCACCGACATGCAACGCGGCTCGGGTGAGCCGTCGCTCATCGCCGGGATCACCCAGTGGGTCCAGCAGCACTACAGCATCGATCCGAAGCGGGTCGACGTGATGGGCCTCTCCGCCGGCGGGGCGATGACATCGGTCATGGGCGCCACCTATCCCGACCTCTACGCGGCGATCGGGGTGGGCTCGGGAATCGAGTACGGTGCCACCGGGATCCAGTACGGGAGCAGCGGGCTCGACCCGGCGCAGGCCGGCGCGATGGCCTACCGCGCGATGGGCGCTCACGCTCGGGTGATGCCGACCCTGATCTTCCACGGCGGCAAGGACACGACCGTGCCTGTGGTCAATGCCGACAACCTGGTGCGGCAGTGGCTGACGACCGCCGACCTGGCCGACGACGGCAGGGCGAACGACGGCTCGGTCCCGCTGACGCCCAGCCGCACGCGGGTCGGGCACACCGCGGGCGGCCGTGCCTACACGGTCGCTGCGTACGTCGACAGCCATGGTCGGGAGCTCCTGCAGTACTGGCTCGTGCCGGACATGGCGCACGCCTGGTCCGGCGGCTGCGGGTGCGCTCAGTACGCCGACCCCTCCGGTCCGGACGAGACCGCCGCGATGTACGACTTCTTCGTGAGCCATCCGATGCCCTAGCGTGGAGCGGGGGGGCGTCGTCGACGCCCCCCGGCCCTTCCCTCAGGCCGCCTCCAGCAGATCTCCCCGGTGGGGGATCAGCACGTCTCGGAGCGACAGCGGCGACCGTCCGGTGAGGCCCTCGAACGCCGGGTCGATCACGTCGAAGTACCCCTCGCGGAGGGCGCGGCCGAATGCCGCGATCGCACGGGCGACGGGCTTCGGGGTGCCGTAGCGGACCAGACCCCACACCAGCATCCGGTCGCCGACGCCGACGACCTTCACCGACCGGCCGCTGAGCTCGCCGAAGAGGGCGGCGAGGTCACGCTGGGAGAGCGCCTGGGGGCCGGTGATGTCATAGGTCCTGCCCCCGTGCCCCTCGGTGGTGAGGACCGCCGCGGCGGCATCGGCGCAATCGCGACGCGAGACCGGCACCAGCCGCCCCTCGCCCGCGTTGCTGACCAGCTGGCCGGCGCGGACGGCGAGCGTCGCCGGTTGCACCTGCAGTTCGGCGAAGCTTCCGAATCGCAGCACCGTCCATGCGGGGCCGCTGCCGCGGAGGATCTGCTCGGTCTCGCCGTTCTCCTCGGCGATCGGGCCGATCGGGTTCTCGGCCTCGGGATTGACGTGTGACGTGTACACGATGTGGTCGACGCCGGCGACAACTGCGGCGTCGATCGCCGCACGGTGCTGCACGACCCGCCGCCCGACGTTGTCGGTGCTGATCAGCAGCATGCGCCGGCCGCCCGCGAACGCCTCGCGCAGCGAGGCGGGGTTGTCGAAGTCGCCATGGCGGACGTCCGCGCCGCGGGCGGCGAGGTCGCTCAGCGCGGCCGGGTGGCGGGTGACGAGCACGACCTCCTCCGGCGCGAGCCGCGCCATCAGGTTCTCGGCGACGAGGCGCCCGAGCTTGCCCGAGGCCCCGGTGACGATGACCTTCATGTGGAATCTCCAGTGGTGACGTGGTGGTCTTCCGGCAGTGGATCACCACCCTACGGCGTCCCCGAGCGCACCACGACCGACCGAACAGACGGGTTCTTCGGTACCAGGGGCCAGCGGGCGCCGGCACGGCGGCACCCCAGAGTCAGCGGCGTCAGAAACAACCGATGCACAGCGAGCCGGCATGGACCCGGGCTCTGCGAGCTCGGAGGGAGTGATTCGATGCCGTGTGCAAGGAACGGAAACATCAAGCTGAACTGGACGAGCACCGGCCACGGCCCCGCCGTCCTGCTCATCCCCGGACAGGGGATGACGCTGCAGGGGTGGTGGTCGACGATCCCCGTCCTGGCCCGCCACTTCAGGGTGATCGCGTTCGACAACCGCGACACCGGGGGCAGCGGTCCCGTGTCCATCCCCTACACCGTCGCCCAGCTGGCCGATGACGCCGTCGCGGTGCTGGACGCGGCAGAGGTGGAGCGTGCGCACGTGTACGGCATCTCCCTGGGCGGCGAGGTCGCACAGGAGATGGCGCTGCGCCATCCCGACCGGGTGGGGGCGCTGGTGCTCGGCGCCACCTCCCCGGGCGGGCTCCGCGCCGTGCTCCCCGGCCCGCTGCCGCTGACGTTCTTTGCGCGCGCCGGCGCGATGGGGCCGGAGGAGGCGGAGTGGGCGGCGGTCCCCTACACCTACGCCGAGGCGACCCGCCGCCATCACGCCGACCGGATTGCGGCGAACATCGCCAATCGGGTGGGCTCCCGGATCGGCACGTTCACCTACCTGCACCAGGCCGCCGCCGCCGCCGCGCACAGCACGTTCAACCGGCTCGGGCAGATCACCGCGCCCACGCTGGTCGTCCACGGAGAGCAGGACGTCGTGGTGCCTCCGGGCAACGGACGGCTGCTGGCAGAGAGGATTCCCGGAGCGGAGCTCAGGCTCTGGCCGGAGGCCGCGCACATGTACATCATCGACGAGCCGCTCGCCGATCGTGAGATCGCGCGTTTCCTCCAGCGTCACTCCTCCACCTCCGGAGCGCTGCACCTCGCAGCCTAGGGCCTGATCCCCGATACCGCACGACTGGCCCTTTGGCCAGTGCGGTCGTCACCGCACCGTCCGTACGGTGGCAGAGCAGAAACGTCGTCAATCCGAACGCGCCTGCAAAGGAGCAACCATGACCTCGATCGCCGCCGTCCACCGCAGCTCGGGCCGGGCGTGAGTCATGGCCAGCACCGTCCGCCGGCGTCTCGCCGCCGTCGCCGTCACCGCCCTGGTCTGCGGGGCCTTCGCCATCGTTCAGGTCACCGCGACGACGCCGCACACCTGGGTCGCGGCGACCACCGAATCCCACGCAGCGCACGTCACCGACCCCGACCGGCCCCTCTCCACCCAGACCCCGATTGCAGCGCCGCCCCCGCTCCCCAGCCCTGCGCCGACCTCGGTCCCGGTCGTCCAGCGGGCGGCGTCGGCGCCCGCGATCGTGCCCGCGCCCCCGGTGGTCCGGCGTCCTCCGGCACCGGTGCTGCGGCCTGACTGGCTCACCAGCGGAGACCGCAGCCTCGACACCGGCGTCGGCGTCTACAGCGACTGCTCGGGCGCCACCGAGCTCACCCACAACGCCGCCGCCATCGACACCTGCGTCGCAGGTCCGACCTACTTCGTGGGCCACAACGCCGGCGTGTTCACTCCGCTGATGCACATGGGGGTGGGCGCGATCATCACCTACTACGACGACGGCGCCGCGGCGCACGTCTGGCGTGTGGTCTCGGTGCGCTCCGGCTGGCGCGCGGCGAACGGGGTGCCGCCCGCCACCCAGCCCGACGTCGTCGCCCAGTTCCAGACCTGCGCAGTCCCGGACGGCTCGATCGACCGCATCCTCGACGTGGTTCCCGCCTAGTCAACACGGGGGACACCGGGGATGGAGGAACTACAAGGTCGAGTGATGTGCACCCCCTCCCCTCTCCGTCAACCTGAGTGATCGAATGCCATGGAACTCAGACACCTTCGCTACTTCGTCGCCGTCGCCGAGGAGCTGCACTTCCGGCGGGCCGCCGAGCGTCTGCACGTCGCTCAGCCGGCGGTCAGCGAGCAGGTGCGCAGGCTCGAGGAGGAGCTGGGCGTCCAGCTCCTGGGCCGGAGGCACCAGCGGGTCTCGCTGACGCCCGCAGGCGACGTGTTCCTGGTCGAGGCACAGCGGGTCCTGGAGCAGGCCGATCGAGCGCGGCGCGCGGCGATCCGCACCGGCGACCAGGCCAGGGGGAGGCTGCGGGTCGGACATCTTCCCGATGCCGTCCCCTCCGCCCTGCCACGAGCGCTCGGTCGGTTCACGACGACGACCCCGGGCGTGGAGGTGGTGCTCGAGACCTACCCCTCGGCGGAGCTCGTCGAGCGCGTGCGCGACCGCCAGCTCGATGCCGCGGTCGTCTGCCTGCCCGCGCCGGTCGACGGACTGCGGGTGACGGTCCTGGACGAGGAGGGCGTGGTGGTCGCGCTGGGCGAGTCGCATCCTGCGGCGGGCGCGGTGATGATCAGGCCGCACCAGCTGGAGCGCACCCCGCTCCTGCTGATGGCCCGCACCACCAACCCGGCCTTCTTCGACTGCGTGATCACGGCGTGGCGGGAGGCGGGGGTCGCGGCGGCGCCGATGGAGGTGACGGTGCCCAACCTGGAGCATCTCCTGCTCGCGGTCGCCGCCGGCGCGGGCGCGGCCCTGCTTCCCGGATCGGCCGCGCAGCGCTATGCCACCGCAGGCGTCCGGTTCGTCCCGCTGGCGCCCCCGTCCCCCACCTGCGAGGTGGTCGTCATCAGCCATCCCGATCACACCGGCATCGCGACGTCCGCATTCCTGCAGCTGGCACACGCCGAGTCCAGCCGGGCTGGTGAGAACGAGCACTCGCTGGCGCTGCGCGGGATGTCCGTGGGATACGGGGCGGCGGCCGCCGGGTCGTGATGTGAGGGACAGGCGGTGACCGTCCCAAGGGACGGCCACCGGCGCGCGGCGTGGCACACAGACTCGACGGGACACCAGAGCGCCGCAATCACGGGATCACGCTCGTACAAGGAAAGGAAAGGAGAACGCGTGACCGCAAACTATCCAATCATCACCGTCGAGGGCGTCGAGAAGTCGTTCGGCTCGACCCGTGCCCTGGCGGGTGTCGACCTCATCGTCGAGCACGGGACCGTGCTCGGCCTCCTGGGCCGCAACGGCGCCGGGAAGACGACCCTGGTGCGGATCCTGGCGACCCTGCTCGCCCCCGACGCCGGGCGCCTGCGCATCGCCGGGATGGATGTCGCACGCCGGCCGCGGACGGTCCGCTCCCTGATCGGTTTCGCCGGCCAGTCGTCCGCCGTCGACGAGAACCTGACCGGGCGCGAGAACCTCAGGTTGGTCGGCCGCCTGTACGGCCTGCCGGCGTCGGAGGCGCGATCGCGCGCCGACCAGACTTTGGAGCGTCTCACCCTCACCGAGGCCGCCGATCGGCGGGTGCGGACCTACTCGGGCGGCATGCGCCGCCGTCTCGACCTCGGCGCCAGCCTCGTCGGCCGTCCGATGGTGCTGCTCATGGACGAACCCACCACCGGGCTCGACCCGCGCACGCGGATCGAGCTGTGGACGTTCATCGACGAGCTGGTCCGCGAGGGCACCACGGTGCTGCTGACCACCCAGTACCTCGAGGAGGCCGACCGGCTGGCCGATCGCATCGCGGTGATCGAGCGCGGCCGGGTGATCGCCGCCGGCACCCCCGATGAGCTCAAGCAGCGCATCGGCGGCGACGTCCTCGAGGTGCGCGCCACCAGCTCCGGCGATGTCGAACGACTCGTGGGCCTGCTGGACGGGCTCGGCTCCGGGGCTCCGGTCGCGGACCTGCGGGGACAGCGCGTCACCCTGCCGACGAGCCAGCGGGTGCAGACGCTGCTGGCGGCCGCCCGGCGCATCGAGGAGTGCGGCATCGCCGTCGACGACCTCGGCGTGCGCCGTCCCTCGCTCGACGACGTCTTCCTGAGCCTCACCAACCGGATCGCGACCGAGCCGCCGGCGGGTCAACCGGGCGTCGCCCCACCGGGCGAGCGGTCGGCCCCGCAGCGACCCCGGCCGCAGGGGGTCGCATGATGACCACCGCATTCCCTGCCGGCATCACGCGCCCGGCGGTCCCGCTGTGGTGGGATGAGCTCGGCCGTCGCATCCTGCGCCTCGACACCGCGGTCATGGTGGCGGTGATCGTCGCCGCCGGGATCATCCTGGCGGCGGCGATCCTCGCCCTCTCCCGCGGGGACCGAGCGGCGGGCGACCGGATCGACACCCGTCATCCGGTCCGCCGGGAGGGGCTGAGCGCATTCCTCTCGGACACGATGGTGCTGACCCGCCGCAACCTCCTGCTCTCGCTGCGGACGCCCCAGCTGATCGTCGCCGGCGCGCTCATGCCGGTCATGTTCGTGCTGCTGTTCCGCTATGTGTTCGGTGGCTCGATCCACGTCGCCGGGTATCACAGCTACGTCGACTTCCTGATCCCGGGGATCATCGTGCAGACGTCGCTCTTCGGCGGCTCGTCCTCCGCGGTCAGTGTCGCCGAGGACATGTCGCTGGGCGTCATCGACCGCTTCCGCTCGCTCCCGACCTACCACGGGGCGATTCTCACCGCTCGCACGCTGGCCGACCTCGTGCGTCTCACCTACACGGTGGGTCTGATGATCCTGATCGGCCTCCTCGTCGGCTTCAGGTTCCACAACGGGCCGGCGCCGATCCTCGCGGGCGTCGGGATCGCCCTGCTCTTCGGATATGCGTGCTCCTGGCTCTTCGCGCTCCTCGGCCTGGTCGTGCGCAACGTCGAGACCGCGACGCTGGCGTCGTTCATGGTCATCTTCCCGCTCGTCTTCGCGGCGTCGACGTTCACGTCGACGGAGACGATGCCCGACTGGCTGAGGACGTTCGCCAACGCGCAGCCCGTGACCCAGGTCATCGACGCCCTCCGGGCGCTGACCCAGGGAAGCGGCTCCGCCGAGGGACCGATGCTCAGCGCGCTCGCCTGGTCGGCCGGAATCCTGGTGGTGTCGGCCACGCTGGCGATCCGCCGGTTCCGCAGCTTCTGACCGACGCAATCCCACACGACGGCGGCGCTGCCGCTGGCACCCAGGAGATCGATGTCATGCATCACGCCCTCTCAGTCAACCGCTCGATGGTGGTGGCGGCGGCCGCCGCAGGCCTGGTGAGCGCCGGCGTCCCGCCCCCCGGCCCGAGCATCCCGGCCAGCGCCGCCGTCACCGCCGTCCGGACGCCCGCCACCGGTGATGGCCAGGGCGGCGACACCACGACGGTGACGACGACGTGCACCAACGGCCTGATCATCGTGCTCGCCCCGTGGACCGTGCTCCCCTGTGGACCCCCTGCGTCGTCCGCCGGCCCGGCCGCGCTGGTGCCGGGTGCTGGAACCGGCTCTTTCACCTCGCTGCCCTGACGAGTGCCTCAACGGCACCCCATCTCGCCGGCGCCCGGATGCCCACCACGTCACTGGGGAGAGACAAACGACGTGTCCCAGCTGAACCCGACATACCGAGCACGCCATGCCACCACGATCACCCGCGAGCGCGCGCTGAGCGATCCGTTCCGGGCCATCGGGGAGATCCCGGTGCGTGGCGGCGGGCTGTGCGTCGCGCGCTCGGGCGCGCACCATCACGACGCCGATGCGGTCGTCCTCGCCGTCCACGGCATCACGTCGTCTCGGATGGCGTGGCGGACGGTCGCCCGAGAGCTCGCGGGCGTCAGAGGTGTCTGCCTGCTGGCACCCGATCTACGGGGGCGCGGACACAGTGCCGCCCTGCCCGGCCCGTACGGCATGGACGTCCACGTGGCCGATCTGCTCGCCGTCCTCGACCACGCCGGGGTCCAGCGCGCCGTGCTCGCCGGGCATTCGATGGGGGCATACGTCGTCGCCCGGCTCGCGGCCCAGCACCCGGAACGGGTCGCCGCGGTGGTGCTGCTCGACGGCGGCCTGTCGATCCCCCTCCCGCCCGGCCAGGACCCCGACGACGTGCTCCAGCTCGTGCTCGAGCAGTCGGTCGCACGCCTCCAGATGACCTTCGAGTCGGTCGACGAATACGTGGGGCTATGGCGCCAGCACCCGGCGTTGCAGCACCGGTGGAACGATGACGTCGACGCCTATGCCCGATACGACGTGGCCGGTGAGCCGGGCGCGATGCGCTGCGTGGTCTCGCCGGCGTCGGTGATCGCCGACTGTGAGGACCTGGTCCTCGACCCGACGACCCGCACGGCGATCGATCGCGTGCACGCGCCTCTCAGCCTCGTGTGGGCGCCGCGCGGCATCCTCGACGACGAGCCGCTGCTGCCTCGACCGATCCGCGACGCCTTCCTCGCAGCCCATCCCGGCGCGCGGATCGAGGAGATCGAGGACGCCAACCACTACACGATGGCGTTCGGCGCGGGCCCCGGCCCGCGCCGGGTCGCCGCGGTCATCGAGGCCGCGATCCGCCGGGCCGTCAGGGTCTGAGGTCCACCGGGCAGCCACGCGGGCGGCCGCCATCGGCCGCCCGCGACACCGGTACCATCCGCCGCAGCCGCCGACGCCCATGGCCCTGCATCAAGGGGCCGGGTCCGGAGAGCCCGTGACCATCGTCGAGGCTCCTGGCCATCTCGCTGACCTGCGACCTGTAGCTGCCGGTGCGCCGCGTCCGGCAGGCCCCGGCCGGCGCACGACAGGCGACCACCCATCCGTATCGACCGGGGCGACGGCTCGTTCCGGCGCCGGGCGCTCACCACGGAGCGCGGTGTGACAACGCGCGGCGGGCACGTCGCCCGCCGCGCGTTGCACACGGCCCCCGGCGGTCCCGCCTCGGCCAGCTCGTCATGTTCATGCTGGCCGGGCGGACCGTCCTGGGTCCGGAGGAGAGGCGCCGCTACTTGGTGAACTGGGGGCCGCCGCCGAAGCAGGCGGGGTGCGGCTTGTCGTGCAGCGGGCCGTAGGGGCCCCAGGGGCCGAGTGGGCCGAAGGGGCCGAGGTTGTAGGCGAACGCCATGCACTGCAGGTTGTCCGCTCCCGGAGCGGCGGGGGGCGAGACCAGCGGAGTGGTGACTGGGGCAGGAGCAGCCACTCCGACCATGTGGATGGCCGGCGTCGCGGCGCTCGCCGCGGCCACGGTGACGGTGACGGCGAGCAGACCGACGACTGCTCCCCGCCGCACGATGCGGTTGAGCCGGGTCATGTGGTGTCGAACCTCCTTGGCGCCGGGCGGCCGGGGCTGCCGCCGGACAGATGCTGGATGCGGGCGCTTCCTCAGCGCGCCCCGCCGTGGGGACCACCGTCCCATTCAGCGGTCACTCCCGCACATGCCCCGTCGGACAGTTCCAGCTGTCCGGAGGAGCGCGTGGTGACCGCCATGGGTCCTACCGGTGCTGGGGCACGAGGTGCGTGCCCCCGCCGATCGGGAAGAAGTCCTGCAGCGCGCTGACGCCCGCCTGCATGCCGGCGAGGCCGGCGGTGGCGCCCGCCTGCCAGCCCTGCAGGCCGGCGGTGGCACCCGCCTTCATGCCCGCGAGGCCGTCGGCGGCGCCGATCCGCCAGGCATCCTGGGTGAGGCCGAGCGCCGCCTGCAGGCTGTCGAGGCCGGCGTTGGCGTCGATCCGCCCGTCGCTCGGCGAGGCGTTGGCGCCCACCTGCAGGCCGCCGACGGGCGGGGTGGTGGCGGCGCTGGCGTGGACCGCCGGGACGGCGATCGCCAGGGCGCCGGCGACCGCGGCAGCGGCGGTGAGACGGTGTCGAGTGGTCATGTGATGTGTACCCCTTGTGGTGGTCGGATGGACCTCCAGGGTGGGCTGTGAGCGGCCCGGCGACACCGCTCGCACGGCCTGTCCGGACCGGTCCACGGGACAGTGGCGGGCGCTCCCCGCGGGGCGAGCATGGGCACGGAACCCCTGGTCGAGACCACTGTCCGAACCGCCGCTCGGCCGGAGTGGCCCTCGGCGCGGACCACCGACCAGCCGGAGAGACACATGTGCGGCATTACGGGATGGATCTCGTTCGACCGTGACCTGGCCCGCGAGCGTGACGTCCTCGACGCGATGACGCAGACGATGGCGTGTCGCGGGCCGGACGCGTCCGGCACGTGGGTCGACGGCCCGGCGGCCCTCGGACACCGGCGGCTGGCGGTGATCGATCTGCAGGGCGGGGCCCAGCCGATGTCGGTGCGGCAGCCGGCGGGCGACGTCGTGCTGGTCTACAGCGGCGAGGCCTACAACTACACCGAGCTGCGCGACGAGCTGCAGCGGGCGGGTGAACGGTTCGAGACCTCGAGCGACACCGAGGTCGTGCTGCGCGGATACCTGCGCTGGGGCGACGGGGTGGCCGAGCGGCTGAACGGCATGTACGCGTTCGCGATCTGGGACGGCCGGATGCGCCGGTTGGTGATGATCCGCGACCGGATGGGGATCAAGCCCCTGTACATCCACCGCACCGCCGACGGGGTGCTGTTCGGATCCGAGCCCAAGGCGATCTTCGCCAATCCGCTGGCATCGCGGACGGTCGACGCCGACGGGCTTCGCGAGATGTTCGCGTTCGTCAAGACGCCCGGGAGCGCGGTGTGGGCGGGGATGCGCGAGGTCGAGCCGGGCACGGTCGTGACCGTCGACGCCGAAGGCATGCGCGAGCGCCGCTACTGGCGGCTGGAGACGCGCCCGCACCCGGACGACCGCGACCGGACCGTCGCCAGGGTGCGCGAGCTCCTGGACGACATCGTCCGCCGCCAGCTCGTCGCCGACGTGCCCCGCTGCGTGCTGCTCTCCGGCGGGCTCGACTCGAGCACGATCACCGCCCTGTCCGCCATCCAGCTGGCCGTGACCGGCGAGCGGGTGCGCACCTTCGCGGTCGACTTCGTCGGCCAGACCGAGAACTTCACGCCCGACGAGATGCGCCCCACCGCCGACACGCCGTATGTGCACGACGTCGCCCGGCACGTCGGTTCCGAGCACGCCGACATCGTGATCGACCACGGCACCCTCGCCGACCCCGCGGTGCGCCGCGCCGTGGTCGGGGCGCGCGACCTGCCCACCGGCCTCGGCGACATGGACGCCTCTCTGTATCTGCTCTGCAGAGCGATCCGCGAGCGCTCGACGGTGGCGCTGTCGGGTGAGTCGGCCGACGAGATCTTCGGCGGCTACCGCCAGTTCCACGACCCACGCATCCAGCGCGCCCAGGCCTTTCCGTGGATCGCGCTGAACGACATGCGCCTCGACGCCATCGACACGATCCTCACCCCCGATGTCCGGGGGAAGCTGGACCTGGCGGGATACCGGCACGACAGCTACGACCGCGCGATCGGCGAGGTCGAGCACCTCCCCCACGAGGACGACCTCGAGCGCCGGATGCGGATCTCGAGCTACCTGCACCTGACCCGCTTCCTGCGCATCCTGCTCGACCGCAAGGACCGCATGAGCATGGCCGTGGGCCTCGAGGTCAGGGTCCCGTTCTGCGATCACCGGCTCGTCGAGTACGTCTACAACGCGCCGTGGGCGCTCAAGACCTACGACGGCCGCGAGAAGAGCCTGCTCCGCGGCGCCGCCCGCGACGTGCTGCCGGAGTCGGTGATCGAGCGCGTCAAGAGCCCCTACCCGTCCACCCAGGACTGGCACTACGCGCGCGACCTGCAGGAGCAGGGGCGCGAGCTGCTCGCCCAGCCCGGCCACCGCGCTCTCGAGCTGGTCGACCGGACCTGGCTCGCGGCCGCGACCGGATGCGACCCCACCACCATCGCGGTCGCCGACCGCCACGGCCTCGAGTGGACCCTCAACCTCGCCACCTGGCTCGACGTCCACCGGCCGCGGCTCATGCTCTGATCCGTCGGCGGCGCGATCGCGGTGCGAGGACTACGCGCTCGCGTGATGTGAGCCCGGCCTCGCCCCCCTCAACGTGAGTCCACGTCAGTGCGTCAGCACGCGAGTCGATACATCGCAACGGAGGACATGATCGTGCCCGACATCACCCTGAGCGCCCGACCGCCGGTGGAGGACCCTCGATGAGGAGGTGGCGCAGGACCGCGGCACCGCTGGCGCTGGCCGCCCTGCTGTCCGCCCTGCCGCTGAGCTCGACCGCGGTGGGGTTCGGGCTCGCCCAGGCCGTGCCGGTGGCCGCAGCCACCGTCCAGCCCATGCACGCCGGCCACCACGGCTCCCCCGCAGCGAGGCACGCCGATCTCTTCGACTGGGGAGGTGACGGGGAGCGTGACCACCGAGGGCACGGGTGCCGGCACGGGGGCCTGGTCCCCCTGGTCGTCCGCCTGCTCTTCGGCGTCGACGACCGCTGCTGATCTGAGGCGACCGCGGCCCCCGGAGCTTGCACCATAGGTCGAACTAACCTAGAGTAGCCTGGACGTGTATCTGGACATCCTCATCCTGTTCCTGCTCTCCGACCGGCCCGCCCACGGCTATGAGCTGAAGAAGCGGGTGGAGCATGTGATGGGGGCCGCCGTCACCCTCAACAACAATGTCCTGTATCCGGCGCTGCACCGCTTCGAGGCGATGGGAGCGGTGGAGCGCAACGCCATCGTCGTCCAGCAGGGCCGTCCGTCGCGGCACGTCTACGCACTGACCGACGTCGGTCGGGACGTCCTGGGCGACCTGATCCGAGACTTCCCCCCCGCGGATGCCATCGTCGACGCGGAGTTTCGGACACGGGTGGCGTGCTTCGACCTGGTCGACGAGGAGGTCCGGCGCGAGATCGTCGAGGCCCGGCTGGCGGCGCTGCGCGGTCGTCTCGCCCAGCTCCGCCGGCTCTCCGACGAGGCGGCCGGGTCGGCGTGGAGCGCGCGGCTCATCGACTTCCTGCTGGCACACCGCGAGTGGGAGCTG
This genomic window contains:
- a CDS encoding PadR family transcriptional regulator → MYLDILILFLLSDRPAHGYELKKRVEHVMGAAVTLNNNVLYPALHRFEAMGAVERNAIVVQQGRPSRHVYALTDVGRDVLGDLIRDFPPADAIVDAEFRTRVACFDLVDEEVRREIVEARLAALRGRLAQLRRLSDEAAGSAWSARLIDFLLAHREWELGWTATLLGEEASVDSRGRGQVHRRGAPGEP
- the asnB gene encoding asparagine synthase (glutamine-hydrolyzing), which codes for MCGITGWISFDRDLARERDVLDAMTQTMACRGPDASGTWVDGPAALGHRRLAVIDLQGGAQPMSVRQPAGDVVLVYSGEAYNYTELRDELQRAGERFETSSDTEVVLRGYLRWGDGVAERLNGMYAFAIWDGRMRRLVMIRDRMGIKPLYIHRTADGVLFGSEPKAIFANPLASRTVDADGLREMFAFVKTPGSAVWAGMREVEPGTVVTVDAEGMRERRYWRLETRPHPDDRDRTVARVRELLDDIVRRQLVADVPRCVLLSGGLDSSTITALSAIQLAVTGERVRTFAVDFVGQTENFTPDEMRPTADTPYVHDVARHVGSEHADIVIDHGTLADPAVRRAVVGARDLPTGLGDMDASLYLLCRAIRERSTVALSGESADEIFGGYRQFHDPRIQRAQAFPWIALNDMRLDAIDTILTPDVRGKLDLAGYRHDSYDRAIGEVEHLPHEDDLERRMRISSYLHLTRFLRILLDRKDRMSMAVGLEVRVPFCDHRLVEYVYNAPWALKTYDGREKSLLRGAARDVLPESVIERVKSPYPSTQDWHYARDLQEQGRELLAQPGHRALELVDRTWLAAATGCDPTTIAVADRHGLEWTLNLATWLDVHRPRLML